In Megalopta genalis isolate 19385.01 chromosome 16, iyMegGena1_principal, whole genome shotgun sequence, the following are encoded in one genomic region:
- the LOC143260693 gene encoding uncharacterized protein LOC143260693, whose translation MRLERKIDILLLSEPYRSREGPARFSDVTGTAAIWIPDPSRFRVQTCGAGAGYVWVKGEGLTLISVYLSPNDRIAEFRDKVGALEDAIRELEGGCVVGGDLNAKAVEWGMPRPDTRGRHLMEMAARLGLVVLNRGTSTTFRRFGYNETIVDVTMASEDVAPRIDDWRVIEDYTGSDHQYVAFRIAEKQRWSRAPLSFRGWNAESGEVPRRPRTWAA comes from the coding sequence ATGCGGCTCGAGCGGAAGATCGATATTCTTCTGCTCAGCGAGCCGTACAGATCTCGAGAGGGCCCTGCGCGGTTTTCCGATGTGACAGGAACTGCTGCCATCTGGATTCCGGACCCGTCCAGATTCCGGGTGCAGACGTGCGGTGCAGGGGCGGGATACGTCTGGGTGAAGGGCGAGGGCCTGACGCTGATTAGCGTATATCTTTCCCCCAATGATCGCATCGCGGAATTTCGCGATAAGGTCGGTGCCCTGGAGGACGCCATCCGCGAGCTGGAGGGGGGATGCGTCGTCGGGGGGGACCTCAACGCGAAGGCGGTGGAGTGGGGTATGCCCAGACCGGACACCAGGGGCAGGCACCTGATGGAGATGGCGGCCCGACTTGGACTGGTGGTGCTAAATCGGGGGACCTCTACGACCTTCCGGAGGTTTGGCTATAACGAAACCATCGTTGACGTAACCATGGCTTCCGAGGATGTCGCCCCCCGTATAGATGACTGGAGGGTCATCGAGGACTATACGGGGAGCGACCACCAATACGTGGCTTTCCGTATAGCGGAGAAACAAAGATGGAGCCGGGCTCCGCTCTCCTTCCGAGGGTGGAACGCGGAATCAGGAGAAGTTCCGCGACGTCCTCGAACGTGGGCTGCATAA